A stretch of the Erpetoichthys calabaricus chromosome 3, fErpCal1.3, whole genome shotgun sequence genome encodes the following:
- the LOC114648786 gene encoding uncharacterized protein LOC114648786 — translation MAHNSSQVTFNTTGLSLMSHISYLDWPGWILLVTPASALLLGALLFMLALWQRRREHRVMQWNLRCREERMKTFVSFFKDKSNGSALESICRQPDQKGPMDDAVSYENVGAGQVMDSMMNLPVEEDYLIPDEEKVIEKMETSCQLSVNDYVNPDEEEDERKNSEMMSTEPEQEGLASHTEMDAESYENMSNGAPYRTSGDNGQEKEQEEDTQSYEIWRVICPVGTPVNSVEQLSGREKVRRDTESTNTGRFCDDVDPRVYAVPQNCSTPLRTLSGANMEDDNDSYENMEAADLGTAAVVPADSWMWSSNNSGHYQNFSIKGHLLQGALCPGLDIKEDRKTEEVQKS, via the exons ATGGCACACAACTCATCACAGGTGACCTTCAACACTACAG GACTCAGCTTGATGTCCCACATCTCCTACCTGGACTGGCCCGGCTGGATTCTCCTGGTGACACCGGCGTCTGCTCTCCTCCTGGGGGCGCTGCTCTTTATGCTGGCTCTGTGGCAGCGCAGACGAG AGCATCGGGTGATGCAGTGGAATTTGAGATGCCGGGAGGAGAGGATGAAGACCTTTGTGAG cTTCTTCAAAGACAAGTCCAATGGAAGTGCCCTGGAGTCAATCTGTAGACAACCAG ATCAGAAGGGCCCAATGGACGATGCTGTCTCCTATGAGAATGTGGGAGCTGGGCAAGTGATGGATTCCATGATGAACTTGCCAGTGGAGGAGG ATTATCTCATTCCTGATGAGGAGAAAGTTATCGAGAAGATGGAGACCTCTTGTCAGCTCAGTGTCAACG ATTATGTTAAcccagatgaagaagaagatgagaggAAGAACAGTGAGATGATGTCTACAGAGCCAGAGCAGGAGGGACTGGCCAGTCACACAGAGATGG ATGCAGAGTCCTATGAGAATATGAGCAACGGTGCCCCCTACAGGACAAGTGGAGACAATGGTCAGGAAAAGGAGCAGGAGGAAG ACACCCAGTCCTATGAGATATGGAGGGTCATCTGCCCAGTGGGGACACCTGTCAATTCAGTGGAGCAGCTGAGTGGGAGAGAGAAGGTGAGACGGGACACTGAGTCCACTAACA CAGGACGATTCTGCGATGATGTGGACCCCCGAGTGTACGCTGTGCCTCAGAACTGCAGCACTCCCCTCAGGACATTGAGTGGGGCCAACATGGAGGACG ACAATGACTCGTATGAGAACATGGAGGCAGCCGACTTGGGTACTGCAGCAGTGGTACCAG CAGACTCTTGGATGTGGAGCTCAAACAACAGTGGACACTACCAGAACTTCAGCATCAAGGGACATCTCCTTCAGGGGGCACTGTGTCCAGGTCTTGACATTAaagaagacagaaagacagaggaagtgCAGAAAAGCTGA